In Accipiter gentilis chromosome 21, bAccGen1.1, whole genome shotgun sequence, one DNA window encodes the following:
- the SLC35A5 gene encoding probable UDP-sugar transporter protein SLC35A5 isoform X2, which yields MAVLFSNFVIITTALLFRIVLKRKLSWVQWASLVILFLSIVALTLGTGGHQQSLAAHGFHHNMFFSPSNHCLLYAGPEEACLEKGNCIAPSFLPSFQWNVTSTMAGALKPLRLSLGHLLILVQCFISALANIYNEKILKDGDQFAESIFMQNSKLYAFGVLFNGLMLGLQAKDRRQIGNCGFFYGHNIFSVALIFVTAFLGLSVAFILKFRDNMFHVMTAQITTVIITAVSFVIFDFRPSLEFFLEAPVVLLSIFIYNASKPRGLEYATLRERTKLVKGDAWERSSGDGEEFERLNKPSSDIDTDEDSL from the exons ATGGCTGTACTCTTCTCAAATTTTGTCATTATAACAACAGCTCTTCTTTTCAGGATAGTGCTAAA GCGAAAACTCTCTTGGGTACAGTGGGCATCTCTGGTGATTTTATTCCTGTCCATCGTTGCCCTGACTCTAGGAACTGGAGGCCATCAGCAAAGCTTGGCTGCACATGGATTCCATCACAATATGTTTTTTAGTCCATCTAACCACTGCCTTCTCTATGCCGGACCTGAGGAAGCATGCCTGGAAAAGGGCAATTGCATAGCACCAAGTTTCCTTCCCAGCTTCCAGTGGAATGTCACCAGTACCATGGCAGGAGCATTGAAACCTCTCCGCCTCAGCCTGGGCCATCTGCTTATTCTAGTGCAGTGTTTCATTTCTGCCCTGGCTAACATCTACAATGAAAAGATCTTGAAAGATGGGGATCAGTTTGCTGAAAGCATCTTCATGCAGAACAGCAAACTGTATGCCTTTGGGGTGCTGTTCAATGGGCTTATGCTGGGGCTGCAGGCTAAGGACCGGAGGCAGATAGGGAATTGTGGCTTCTTTTATGGGCACAACATCTTCTCGGTGGCCCTCATATTTGTCACAGCTTTCCTGGGGCTGTCTGTAGCCTTCATCTTGAAGTTCCGAGACAATATGTTCCATGTTATGACTGCTCAGATCACCACTGTCATCATCACCGCCGTCTCTTTCGTCATCTTTGACTTCAGGCCTTCTCTAGAGTTCTTTTTGGAAGCTCCTGTAGTGCTTCTCTCCATATTCATTTATAATGCCAGTAAACCAAGAGGCCTGGAATATGCTACTCTGCGGGAAAGGACCAAACTCGTCAAAGGAGATGCGTGGGAGAGGTCAAGTGGG GATGGAGAAGAATTTGAGAGATTGAACAAACCAAGCAGTGACATTGATACAGATGAAGATTCCCTCTAG
- the SLC35A5 gene encoding probable UDP-sugar transporter protein SLC35A5 isoform X1, with product MKTKCCNRFVFCSKTTVYTFLLGGVFIALGSSRILLMKYSANEDNKYDYLPTTVNICSEVVKLVLCMVLALWVKKKEGCLDHPFECLSWKNFCNSMKWSIPAFLYFLDNLIVFYVLSYLQPAMAVLFSNFVIITTALLFRIVLKRKLSWVQWASLVILFLSIVALTLGTGGHQQSLAAHGFHHNMFFSPSNHCLLYAGPEEACLEKGNCIAPSFLPSFQWNVTSTMAGALKPLRLSLGHLLILVQCFISALANIYNEKILKDGDQFAESIFMQNSKLYAFGVLFNGLMLGLQAKDRRQIGNCGFFYGHNIFSVALIFVTAFLGLSVAFILKFRDNMFHVMTAQITTVIITAVSFVIFDFRPSLEFFLEAPVVLLSIFIYNASKPRGLEYATLRERTKLVKGDAWERSSGDGEEFERLNKPSSDIDTDEDSL from the exons ATGAAGACCAAGTGCTGTAATAGATTTGTGTTTTGCTCCAAGACAACCGTCTATACCTTTCTGCTTGGAGGAGTGTTTATTGCGTTGGGCTCAAGTCGAATCCTTTTGATGAAGTATTCTGCCAATGAAG ATAACAAGTATGATTACCTTCCTACAACAGTGAACATATGTTCTGAAGTAGTAAAACTGGTCCTGTGCATGGTATTGGCACTATGGGTTAAGAAAAAAG agggTTGTTTGGATCATCCCTTTGAATGTCTTTCCTGGAAGAATTTTTGTAATTCCATGAAATGGTCAATTCctgcctttctttactttttggaTAACTTGATTGTCTTCTACGTGCTGTCCTACCTCCAGCCA GCAATGGCTGTACTCTTCTCAAATTTTGTCATTATAACAACAGCTCTTCTTTTCAGGATAGTGCTAAA GCGAAAACTCTCTTGGGTACAGTGGGCATCTCTGGTGATTTTATTCCTGTCCATCGTTGCCCTGACTCTAGGAACTGGAGGCCATCAGCAAAGCTTGGCTGCACATGGATTCCATCACAATATGTTTTTTAGTCCATCTAACCACTGCCTTCTCTATGCCGGACCTGAGGAAGCATGCCTGGAAAAGGGCAATTGCATAGCACCAAGTTTCCTTCCCAGCTTCCAGTGGAATGTCACCAGTACCATGGCAGGAGCATTGAAACCTCTCCGCCTCAGCCTGGGCCATCTGCTTATTCTAGTGCAGTGTTTCATTTCTGCCCTGGCTAACATCTACAATGAAAAGATCTTGAAAGATGGGGATCAGTTTGCTGAAAGCATCTTCATGCAGAACAGCAAACTGTATGCCTTTGGGGTGCTGTTCAATGGGCTTATGCTGGGGCTGCAGGCTAAGGACCGGAGGCAGATAGGGAATTGTGGCTTCTTTTATGGGCACAACATCTTCTCGGTGGCCCTCATATTTGTCACAGCTTTCCTGGGGCTGTCTGTAGCCTTCATCTTGAAGTTCCGAGACAATATGTTCCATGTTATGACTGCTCAGATCACCACTGTCATCATCACCGCCGTCTCTTTCGTCATCTTTGACTTCAGGCCTTCTCTAGAGTTCTTTTTGGAAGCTCCTGTAGTGCTTCTCTCCATATTCATTTATAATGCCAGTAAACCAAGAGGCCTGGAATATGCTACTCTGCGGGAAAGGACCAAACTCGTCAAAGGAGATGCGTGGGAGAGGTCAAGTGGG GATGGAGAAGAATTTGAGAGATTGAACAAACCAAGCAGTGACATTGATACAGATGAAGATTCCCTCTAG